The following are encoded together in the Erwinia sp. E602 genome:
- a CDS encoding hemagglutinin repeat-containing protein, translating to MNNKLYRVIFNKARGLLMVVAENGRGHGKGPASGEGHTLSQLIGKLSPVAWVTLSALGMVALLPAASAAGIVADGRAPGNQQPTVVQSANGTPQVNIQTPSAAGVSRNTYSQFDVDKKGAILNNSHRNVQTQQGGWVAANPWLAKGEAKIILNEVNSRDPSKLNGYIEVAGQKAQVVIANPAGIGCDGCGFINASRSTLTTGKPVFDGQQLRGYQVDGGEIVVQGAGMDSSRQDYTDLIARTVKVNSGVWANDLKVTTGRNRVDAESGSATKTSATADSAADDAARPGVSLDVAQLGGMYAGKIRLVGTENGVGVRNAGSIGAQAGSVTISADGHIENSGAIGASQDVQLNGKSLANSGTLYGQRDVEAKVSGSLSNSGTVAAQRNARASARQISGSSGSVFAAGVNSDGSLGQSGDLSLTASGQLTSSGQHLAPGKLSVQAAAVDLSGSQSAGSDVSVQATNGTLASRNAVLQSSGRMELSARGGVDNRGGKLVSGGALALTSDQPASGADAVNRNSTSAAASTEANGTAGQATAAADVKGTAVQASAAADLKGTAAQASAAADVKGTAAQASAAADVKGTATQATAATAQNAAAEPAAVTAGLNNDGGLISATGGDLSVSSATLTNRSGRLESAGDVTVNSGSLNNAGGIIVGQQLTLNGGDNTLNNQAGIAVAAKGLTLNAASLANQGGTLMATGSLNLNAAGVDNRSGTLLSQQDFTLNTAQLNNQQGRVAGSNLTVNSAVLNNQQGQISADNALHLQNGDSGMAIANDGGTLIAGKSLTADAQSLSGSGDILSLGDLRLGVRGDFASGGSTIANGNLDLNVQGTLDNGGKVAAGQQLNLSSAALNNRQSGEISGLRTLVNVAGALTNRGLIDGVETVLRAASVSNIGSGRLYGDQLSIQAAELNNLAEGGSSATIAARQRLDLGVGTLNNSEHSLIYSDGDMSIGGWLDENFAAGGRAGVINNHSATIESAGNMLINTTRLNNINDRFSTRLVHVSGQQKNEYMVVALNNGVHYDDADYDITFYKDEVQHICIAGVVCNQDHYYQYSYTQSIWQDQIVESDPGQILAGGSLAINADQTLNDKSRIIAGGDLLLAGAGLQDADVPGQQIISQVGQVIEWDRIHKKGKDSQKASASPYTPPDVIQQITLKPNVVQGNSQVNLSGPVAEGFTASQAGAVPVNSGDLSSLPGGQRIEIAGKDNLVVRSQIPDASVPEGSLFSTRPATDSGYLIETDPRFTNQKTWLSSDYMLAQLASDPGATQKRLGDGFYEQRLVREQIVELTGDRYLAGYDSDEEQYKALMESGVAFAKQFGLTPGVALTADQMAQVTSDMVWLVSREVTLADGSRQQVLAPQVYAQVQQGDIDGSGALLAGRNVAIGVSGGMLNQGKINASQLLDISGDTITNVGGIISGGKVQLLAGNDLVNNGGLIQAQTALTASAGRDITLASPTTHAESTNGSNSFSRDSVSRAAGMYVQQEDGTLALQAGRDVTLQGATLNNSGSQTTVLAGRDITLASVGTARSDTLVWDKDNHVSQASSTRVVSDVTGNGDVAMQAGRNLTSEGATVNAASALTLTAGNDLLIDSARNSASLDMASKVKGSGFLSKNTTTTRAGYDEQTAAGSSLGGATLTAGAGHDLTVRGSDVAADDALTLRAGNDLNVTTAEQERDAWSMTQKTKSGLMSSGGIGFTLGSTLNKVTEESTGTTARGSTVGAVNGDATLTAGNDLRVQGSQLIAGNDISLVGKNVTIESAENSASKRGTSEQRSSGLTLALSGAVGTALNTAKTISELETDKQDKRVAQLQQVKAGLDGYQAVQGVRSALQDPMNQSFVGIELKLGASQSHSESQSDAITSAASAIQAAHDLNIFATGSDGTAADGDISVQGSQLQAGNAMLLSAARDISLRSSQDSQLSSSKNSSSSGEVGVGIGVGSDGWGISVSLSGSKGSGKEHGDGVTHNETTLDAGNQVTLLSGRDTTLTGAQVSADRVVADVGRDLTLTSEQDSNNVDSKQKNVSGGLKFTFGSMTVSGNLSVNNSKLDSNYQSVQEQSGIFAGDGGYDVTVGNHTQLNGAVIGSTAAAANNRLDTGTLGFSDLINQADFSTSSVGVGLSSSFGLPKDDKNDGAAPKDQIAETKPVTPILTQLGQNVAPDAMSASQRSGDGSSTTYSAVSDGTLIVRNAGQQQQDVSTLSRDVEHANQTLSPIFDKAAEQKRLQKVQLIGSVASSAVNTVLTEHELYAQRQGIAELGEDAPGWGATHEAHKAYWDAVQATSAYKKSMDGYEADGTYKMAANAAVTAIGGLAEGDPAKALAQASAPYLAGKIKDLTYNDPKNPTAQEIATNAFAHAILGGVVAQMSGQNATAGAIGAGGSELAIRAIHQALYPDVKVADLSGQQEKTIKNLALIAASLSGALVSDDTAGAVDAYNTGKNAVENNYLRADQLDKFAAKAQGCKQRGDCDAIRKEMQTLSLKQQDQLVAVCATDPTACKANFGDVAANGMLVREAIDRVLGNDDVPWQMKSDMSALYAQQIEAEGVVSSTEFARQLQSRYGIDEQRAQLLAGAALSAMSGGIKLGGRSPAAVSSGGKGSSTATGSGKGNTTGSGATGSSGSGTAGNGGSSNGSSTGGTAATPATSEAALPLGGKNNQMNQPKNPSYQPVRNQTSTVGNREYSGHALDRMQDRGIMPSVVENTIKTGAATSSRGNTTVYYDATNNVSVVTNSSGKVVTVKYGK from the coding sequence GTGAACAACAAACTTTATCGCGTTATTTTCAATAAGGCGCGCGGCCTGCTGATGGTAGTGGCAGAAAACGGCCGCGGGCACGGTAAGGGCCCGGCCAGCGGCGAAGGCCATACCCTCAGCCAGCTGATCGGCAAATTGTCGCCGGTGGCGTGGGTGACGCTCAGCGCGCTGGGGATGGTGGCGCTGCTGCCTGCCGCCAGCGCCGCCGGCATCGTCGCCGACGGCCGGGCACCGGGGAACCAGCAGCCGACGGTGGTGCAGTCGGCCAACGGCACGCCGCAGGTCAATATCCAGACCCCGAGCGCGGCGGGCGTCTCGCGCAATACCTACAGCCAGTTTGACGTTGATAAGAAAGGGGCGATCCTCAATAACTCGCACCGCAACGTGCAGACCCAGCAGGGCGGCTGGGTGGCGGCCAACCCGTGGCTGGCAAAGGGCGAGGCGAAGATCATCCTCAATGAGGTCAACTCGCGCGATCCGAGCAAGCTTAACGGCTATATCGAAGTGGCCGGGCAGAAGGCGCAGGTGGTGATCGCCAACCCGGCGGGGATTGGCTGCGACGGCTGCGGCTTTATCAACGCCAGCCGCTCAACGCTGACCACCGGTAAACCGGTGTTTGACGGCCAGCAGCTGCGCGGCTATCAGGTCGACGGCGGCGAGATCGTGGTGCAGGGCGCGGGCATGGACAGCAGCCGCCAGGACTACACCGATCTGATTGCCCGCACGGTGAAGGTCAACAGCGGCGTGTGGGCCAACGATCTGAAGGTGACCACCGGCAGGAACCGGGTGGATGCCGAAAGCGGCAGCGCCACGAAAACCAGCGCCACCGCCGACAGCGCGGCGGATGACGCCGCGCGGCCGGGCGTATCGCTGGACGTGGCACAGCTGGGCGGCATGTACGCCGGAAAAATTCGCCTGGTCGGTACCGAAAACGGCGTCGGCGTGCGTAACGCCGGGTCGATCGGTGCCCAGGCGGGCAGCGTCACCATCAGTGCCGACGGCCATATTGAGAACAGCGGCGCGATCGGCGCCAGCCAGGACGTGCAGCTTAACGGCAAAAGCCTGGCCAACAGCGGCACGCTGTACGGCCAGCGCGACGTGGAGGCGAAAGTCAGCGGCAGCCTGAGCAACAGCGGCACGGTGGCGGCGCAGCGTAACGCCCGCGCCAGCGCACGGCAGATTAGCGGTAGCAGCGGTTCGGTATTTGCCGCCGGCGTGAACAGCGACGGCAGCCTCGGCCAAAGCGGTGACCTCTCGCTGACCGCCAGCGGCCAGCTGACCAGCAGCGGGCAGCACCTCGCGCCCGGCAAACTCAGCGTGCAGGCGGCGGCGGTGGATCTCAGCGGCAGCCAGAGCGCGGGCAGCGACGTCAGCGTGCAGGCCACCAACGGCACGCTGGCCAGCCGGAACGCGGTGTTGCAGAGCAGCGGCAGGATGGAACTCAGCGCCCGGGGCGGCGTGGATAACCGTGGCGGCAAGCTGGTCAGCGGCGGTGCGCTGGCGCTCACCAGCGACCAGCCGGCTTCGGGCGCTGACGCGGTTAACCGTAACAGCACATCTGCAGCAGCCAGTACCGAGGCTAACGGTACCGCCGGGCAGGCAACGGCTGCCGCAGATGTGAAGGGTACCGCCGTGCAGGCATCCGCCGCCGCAGATTTGAAGGGCACCGCCGCGCAGGCATCCGCTGCCGCAGATGTGAAGGGCACCGCCGCGCAGGCATCCGCTGCCGCTGACGTGAAGGGCACCGCTACGCAGGCAACGGCTGCCACCGCACAGAACGCTGCCGCTGAACCGGCCGCTGTCACCGCCGGGCTGAACAACGACGGCGGGCTGATCTCTGCCACCGGTGGCGATCTCTCCGTCAGCAGTGCAACCCTGACCAACCGCAGCGGACGCCTGGAGTCCGCCGGGGACGTCACCGTTAACAGCGGCAGTCTGAATAACGCCGGCGGCATTATCGTCGGCCAGCAGCTCACCCTGAACGGCGGCGACAATACGCTGAATAATCAGGCGGGCATCGCGGTGGCCGCCAAAGGGCTGACGCTGAACGCGGCGTCGCTGGCCAACCAGGGCGGTACGCTGATGGCGACCGGTTCTCTGAACCTCAACGCCGCCGGCGTCGATAACCGCAGCGGCACGCTGCTCAGCCAGCAGGACTTTACCCTTAATACCGCGCAGCTGAATAACCAGCAGGGGCGCGTTGCCGGCAGTAACCTGACGGTGAACAGCGCGGTGCTTAACAACCAGCAGGGCCAGATCTCAGCCGATAACGCGCTGCACCTGCAGAACGGCGACAGCGGCATGGCCATCGCCAACGACGGCGGCACGCTGATTGCCGGCAAATCCCTGACCGCCGACGCGCAGAGCCTCAGCGGCAGCGGCGATATTCTCTCGCTGGGCGATCTGCGGCTCGGCGTGCGCGGCGACTTCGCCAGCGGCGGCAGCACCATCGCCAACGGCAATCTCGATCTGAACGTACAGGGCACGCTGGATAACGGCGGCAAAGTTGCCGCCGGTCAGCAGCTGAACCTCAGCAGTGCGGCGCTGAACAACCGGCAGAGCGGTGAAATCAGCGGCCTGCGCACGCTGGTTAACGTGGCCGGGGCGCTGACCAACCGTGGCCTGATCGACGGCGTGGAGACGGTGCTGCGTGCCGCCAGCGTCAGCAATATCGGCAGCGGCCGGCTTTACGGTGACCAGCTGTCGATCCAGGCGGCTGAACTGAATAACCTCGCCGAAGGCGGCAGCAGCGCAACGATTGCCGCGCGCCAGCGCCTGGATCTGGGCGTCGGCACGCTGAACAACAGCGAACACAGCCTGATCTACAGCGACGGCGATATGTCGATCGGCGGCTGGCTGGACGAGAACTTCGCCGCCGGCGGCCGCGCCGGGGTGATTAACAACCACAGCGCCACCATTGAGTCAGCGGGCAATATGCTGATCAATACCACCCGGCTTAACAACATCAACGATCGCTTCAGTACCCGGCTGGTGCACGTCTCCGGCCAGCAGAAAAACGAATATATGGTGGTGGCGCTGAACAACGGCGTGCACTACGACGACGCGGACTACGACATCACCTTCTACAAGGATGAGGTGCAGCATATCTGCATCGCCGGGGTGGTGTGTAATCAGGATCACTATTACCAGTACAGCTACACTCAGAGCATCTGGCAGGATCAGATCGTGGAAAGCGATCCGGGCCAGATCCTCGCCGGCGGTAGCCTGGCGATCAACGCCGACCAGACGCTGAACGACAAGAGCCGGATTATCGCCGGTGGCGATCTGCTGCTGGCCGGCGCCGGGCTGCAGGACGCCGACGTGCCCGGCCAGCAGATTATTTCGCAGGTCGGCCAGGTGATCGAGTGGGATCGCATCCATAAGAAGGGCAAAGACAGCCAGAAGGCGTCGGCCTCGCCCTACACGCCGCCGGATGTTATCCAGCAGATCACCCTGAAGCCGAACGTGGTGCAGGGCAACTCCCAGGTGAACCTCTCCGGCCCGGTGGCAGAGGGCTTTACCGCCAGCCAGGCCGGCGCGGTGCCGGTTAACAGCGGCGATCTCTCCTCGCTGCCGGGCGGCCAGCGGATTGAAATCGCGGGTAAAGATAACCTGGTGGTGCGCTCGCAGATCCCTGACGCTTCGGTGCCGGAGGGCAGCCTGTTCAGTACCCGGCCCGCAACCGACAGCGGCTACCTGATCGAAACCGATCCGCGCTTTACCAACCAGAAAACCTGGCTCAGCTCCGACTATATGCTGGCGCAGCTGGCCAGCGATCCGGGCGCCACGCAGAAGCGCCTTGGCGACGGTTTTTACGAGCAGCGGCTGGTGCGCGAGCAGATCGTCGAACTGACCGGCGATCGCTACCTCGCGGGTTACGACAGCGATGAAGAGCAGTACAAGGCGCTGATGGAGTCCGGCGTCGCCTTTGCGAAACAGTTCGGCCTGACGCCGGGCGTGGCGCTGACCGCCGATCAGATGGCGCAGGTGACCAGCGATATGGTGTGGCTGGTCTCCCGCGAAGTCACGCTGGCCGACGGCAGCCGCCAGCAGGTGCTGGCACCGCAGGTCTACGCTCAGGTACAGCAGGGCGATATTGACGGCAGCGGCGCGCTGCTGGCCGGGCGCAACGTGGCGATCGGCGTCAGCGGCGGCATGCTTAACCAGGGCAAAATTAACGCCAGCCAGCTGCTGGACATCAGCGGCGACACCATCACCAACGTCGGCGGCATTATCAGCGGCGGCAAGGTGCAGCTGCTGGCCGGTAACGATCTGGTCAACAATGGCGGCCTGATCCAGGCGCAGACCGCGCTGACCGCCAGCGCCGGGCGCGATATCACCCTGGCCTCGCCGACCACCCATGCGGAAAGCACTAACGGCAGCAACAGCTTCAGCCGCGACAGCGTGTCGCGGGCGGCTGGCATGTACGTGCAGCAGGAGGACGGCACGCTGGCGCTGCAGGCCGGGCGCGACGTTACCCTGCAGGGCGCGACCCTGAATAACAGCGGCAGCCAGACCACGGTGCTCGCCGGGCGCGATATCACGCTCGCCAGCGTCGGCACCGCCCGCAGCGATACGCTGGTGTGGGACAAAGACAACCATGTCAGCCAGGCGAGCAGCACCCGGGTGGTCAGCGACGTCACCGGCAACGGTGATGTGGCAATGCAGGCCGGGCGTAACCTGACCAGCGAAGGGGCGACGGTGAATGCCGCCAGCGCGCTGACCCTGACGGCGGGCAACGATCTGCTGATCGACAGCGCGCGCAACAGCGCTTCGCTGGACATGGCCTCGAAGGTGAAAGGCTCCGGCTTCCTGTCGAAAAATACCACCACCACCCGCGCCGGGTACGATGAGCAGACCGCCGCAGGCAGCAGCCTCGGCGGCGCGACCCTTACCGCCGGTGCCGGCCATGACCTGACCGTGCGCGGCAGCGACGTGGCGGCAGATGACGCGCTGACGCTGCGTGCCGGTAACGATCTTAACGTCACCACCGCGGAACAGGAGCGTGATGCCTGGTCGATGACGCAGAAGACCAAATCCGGGCTGATGAGCAGCGGCGGCATCGGCTTTACCCTCGGCTCGACCCTGAATAAGGTCACCGAAGAGAGCACCGGCACCACCGCGCGCGGCAGCACCGTCGGTGCAGTAAACGGTGACGCGACGCTGACCGCCGGGAACGATCTTCGCGTGCAGGGATCGCAGCTGATCGCCGGCAACGATATCAGTCTGGTGGGTAAAAACGTCACCATCGAATCGGCAGAGAATAGCGCCAGCAAACGCGGCACCAGCGAACAGCGCTCCAGCGGCCTGACGCTGGCGCTCTCCGGTGCGGTGGGTACTGCGCTGAACACCGCGAAAACCATCTCCGAGCTGGAGACCGACAAGCAGGATAAGCGCGTGGCGCAGCTGCAGCAGGTGAAAGCCGGGCTGGACGGTTACCAGGCGGTGCAGGGAGTGCGCAGCGCGCTGCAGGATCCGATGAACCAGAGCTTTGTCGGCATTGAGCTGAAGCTGGGGGCCAGCCAGAGCCACAGCGAAAGCCAGAGCGACGCGATCACCTCGGCGGCCAGCGCCATCCAGGCGGCGCATGACCTGAATATCTTCGCCACCGGCAGCGACGGCACCGCCGCCGACGGCGATATCAGCGTGCAGGGCAGCCAGCTGCAGGCCGGTAATGCGATGCTGCTGTCGGCAGCGCGCGATATCAGTCTGCGCTCATCGCAGGACAGCCAGCTGAGCAGCAGCAAAAACAGCAGCAGCAGCGGCGAAGTTGGCGTCGGCATCGGCGTTGGCAGCGACGGCTGGGGCATTTCGGTGTCGCTCAGCGGCAGCAAAGGCAGCGGCAAAGAGCACGGCGACGGCGTGACCCATAACGAAACCACGCTGGACGCCGGTAACCAGGTGACGCTGCTCAGCGGCCGCGATACCACCCTGACCGGGGCGCAGGTCAGCGCCGATCGGGTGGTGGCCGACGTGGGCCGCGATCTGACCCTCACCAGCGAGCAGGACAGCAACAACGTCGACTCGAAGCAGAAAAACGTCAGCGGCGGGCTGAAGTTCACCTTCGGCTCGATGACCGTCAGCGGTAATCTGTCGGTGAACAACAGCAAGCTGGACAGCAACTACCAGAGCGTGCAGGAGCAGAGCGGCATCTTCGCCGGGGACGGCGGCTACGACGTCACCGTTGGCAACCACACCCAGCTGAACGGCGCGGTGATTGGCAGCACGGCCGCTGCGGCAAATAACCGGCTGGATACCGGCACGCTGGGCTTTAGCGATCTGATTAACCAGGCCGACTTCAGCACCTCCAGCGTCGGCGTCGGGCTGAGCAGCAGCTTCGGCCTGCCGAAGGATGACAAGAACGACGGCGCCGCGCCGAAGGATCAGATTGCCGAAACCAAACCGGTCACGCCGATCCTCACCCAGCTGGGGCAGAACGTGGCACCGGACGCCATGTCAGCGTCTCAGCGATCCGGCGACGGCTCCAGCACCACCTACTCGGCCGTTTCTGACGGCACGCTGATCGTGCGTAACGCCGGCCAGCAGCAGCAGGACGTCAGCACACTGAGCCGCGATGTGGAACACGCCAACCAGACCCTCAGCCCAATCTTCGACAAAGCTGCTGAGCAGAAGCGCCTGCAGAAAGTGCAGCTGATCGGTTCGGTCGCCAGTTCGGCGGTGAACACCGTGCTGACCGAACATGAGCTCTACGCGCAGCGTCAGGGCATTGCGGAGCTGGGCGAGGATGCACCGGGCTGGGGCGCGACCCATGAAGCGCACAAAGCGTACTGGGACGCGGTGCAGGCTACTTCGGCGTACAAGAAAAGCATGGACGGCTACGAGGCCGACGGCACCTATAAAATGGCGGCCAACGCGGCGGTGACGGCGATTGGCGGCCTGGCGGAGGGTGACCCGGCGAAGGCGCTGGCGCAGGCTTCCGCGCCTTATCTGGCCGGTAAGATCAAAGATCTGACCTATAACGATCCGAAAAACCCGACCGCGCAGGAGATCGCCACCAACGCCTTCGCCCACGCCATTCTGGGCGGCGTGGTGGCGCAGATGAGCGGCCAGAACGCGACGGCCGGGGCGATCGGAGCGGGGGGCAGCGAGCTGGCGATCCGCGCCATCCATCAGGCGCTGTATCCGGACGTGAAGGTGGCCGACCTGAGCGGCCAGCAGGAGAAGACCATTAAGAACCTGGCGCTGATCGCCGCCAGCCTGAGTGGCGCGCTGGTCAGTGATGACACGGCCGGGGCGGTGGATGCCTATAACACCGGCAAAAACGCGGTGGAGAACAACTATCTGCGCGCCGATCAGCTGGATAAGTTTGCCGCCAAAGCGCAGGGCTGTAAGCAGCGCGGTGACTGCGACGCGATCAGGAAAGAGATGCAGACGCTGAGCCTGAAGCAGCAGGACCAACTGGTGGCAGTCTGCGCCACCGATCCGACGGCCTGTAAGGCCAACTTCGGCGACGTGGCCGCCAACGGCATGCTGGTACGCGAAGCGATCGACCGGGTGCTGGGCAACGACGACGTGCCGTGGCAGATGAAGAGCGATATGTCGGCGCTCTATGCCCAGCAGATTGAGGCCGAAGGCGTGGTCTCCAGCACCGAGTTCGCCAGACAGCTGCAGAGCCGTTACGGCATCGATGAGCAACGGGCGCAGCTGCTGGCCGGTGCGGCGCTGAGCGCAATGAGCGGTGGTATTAAGCTCGGCGGGCGCAGCCCGGCGGCCGTCAGCAGCGGCGGTAAGGGATCCAGCACTGCCACCGGCAGCGGCAAAGGGAATACTACCGGCAGCGGTGCTACCGGCAGTTCCGGCAGCGGCACGGCGGGCAACGGCGGCAGCAGTAACGGCAGCAGCACCGGGGGCACGGCAGCAACGCCGGCGACCAGCGAAGCCGCGCTGCCGCTTGGTGGTAAGAACAACCAGATGAACCAGCCGAAAAATCCGTCCTATCAGCCGGTGCGTAACCAGACCAGCACCGTGGGTAACCGGGAGTATTCCGGCCACGCTTTAGATAGAATGCAGGATCGCGGCATCATGCCTTCGGTGGTGGAAAACACCATTAAAACCGGCGCCGCGACCTCCAGTCGGGGGAACACCACGGTGTATTACGATGCGACCAATAACGTGTCGGTGGTGACCAACAGTTCCGGAAAAGTGGTAACGGTGAAATATGGTAAGTAA
- a CDS encoding toxin-activating lysine-acyltransferase has protein sequence MRVPVNELRVICPLLGGNFSEAEVLGASSWLWMHSERHRHIPLSALPTLLLPAIKHRQFALALRDEQPLFFLSWAWKDEEAEHRYLTQSGIHVQERDWHSGDRLWFRDWIAPFGEMFALRRLVGGTLFPHLCARALDHKGDQRGLRVNHFRGDAVSHQDFDRWQRETPLASR, from the coding sequence ATGCGCGTACCGGTTAACGAGTTGCGGGTGATCTGCCCGCTGCTCGGCGGGAATTTCAGCGAGGCGGAGGTGCTGGGGGCCAGCAGCTGGCTGTGGATGCACTCAGAGCGGCACCGGCATATCCCGCTCAGCGCGCTGCCGACGCTGCTGCTGCCGGCCATCAAGCACCGCCAGTTTGCGCTGGCGCTGCGTGACGAGCAGCCGCTGTTCTTCCTCAGCTGGGCGTGGAAGGACGAGGAAGCGGAGCATCGTTACCTGACCCAGTCCGGCATTCACGTGCAGGAGCGCGACTGGCACAGCGGCGACCGGCTGTGGTTCCGCGACTGGATCGCACCCTTTGGCGAGATGTTTGCCCTGCGCCGTCTGGTGGGCGGCACGCTGTTTCCCCACCTCTGCGCCCGCGCGCTGGATCACAAAGGTGACCAGCGCGGCCTGCGCGTTAACCATTTTCGTGGCGATGCGGTATCGCATCAGGACTTTGACCGCTGGCAGCGCGAGACGCCGCTGGCCAGCCGTTAA
- a CDS encoding ShlB/FhaC/HecB family hemolysin secretion/activation protein: MLRNASVKLRIPPVRLSQLAALLLFHTAASAAADVDRNLGNQQQINQQERQRAAERQLAPTAPDVRLQAPGSFFSTLTFPSEQPCFALQRVELSGTDAFPHWLPLQKLADQARGQCLGGKGINLLMSALQNRLVDHGYVTARVLAPPQDLNKGTLKLLLVPGKVRKIALTPDSDRYVQLYSALPAREGELLDLRDIEQGLENLQRLPTVKADMQIVPGEQPGESDINVKWQQDRHWRLGASLDDAGDKTTGRYQGSLTLSVDNPFSLSDLFYVSGGHDLQSGGGKSSKNYLAHYSVPFGYWMAGVTASDYDYRQTLAGLNGDISYRGKSKSLNFQLSRVLHRSGSQKTSFSYEVLTRETRNYLEDTEIEVQRRRTAAWRLGLQHRHYIGESTLDLAASYQRGTRWFGAMPAPEESFGEATALAKIVQLSAQYNLPFHLGDQTFRYNVQYQRQMTHDALTPQDQLALGNRWTVRGFDGYRTLNGDEGWFVRNDIAWRTPLPNQELYLGADYGEVKNSRELLPGQHLAGGVIGLRGNAFNTGYDLFAGVPFSKSDDFDTSPVSLGFNLSWEY, translated from the coding sequence CGCCTCTGCCGCGGCCGACGTGGATCGCAACCTGGGTAATCAGCAGCAGATTAACCAGCAGGAGCGCCAGCGCGCGGCCGAACGCCAGCTGGCCCCGACAGCGCCCGACGTGCGCCTGCAGGCGCCTGGCAGCTTCTTCAGTACGCTGACCTTCCCCAGCGAGCAACCGTGCTTCGCGCTGCAGCGCGTTGAGCTGAGCGGCACCGACGCATTCCCGCACTGGCTGCCGCTGCAGAAGCTGGCTGACCAGGCGCGCGGCCAGTGCCTCGGCGGCAAGGGCATTAACCTGCTGATGAGCGCGCTGCAGAACCGGCTGGTGGATCACGGCTACGTTACCGCGCGGGTGCTGGCACCGCCGCAGGATCTGAATAAGGGCACGCTGAAGCTGCTGCTGGTGCCGGGTAAGGTGCGAAAAATCGCCCTGACGCCGGACAGCGACCGCTACGTGCAGCTTTACAGCGCGCTGCCGGCGCGTGAAGGCGAGCTGCTGGACCTGCGTGATATCGAGCAGGGGCTGGAGAACCTGCAGCGGCTGCCGACGGTAAAGGCGGATATGCAGATCGTCCCCGGTGAGCAGCCCGGCGAGAGCGATATCAACGTTAAGTGGCAGCAGGATCGCCACTGGCGGCTTGGCGCCTCGCTGGATGACGCCGGTGACAAAACCACCGGCCGCTACCAGGGGTCGTTAACGCTGTCGGTGGATAACCCGTTCTCCCTGAGCGACCTGTTTTACGTCTCCGGCGGCCACGACCTGCAGTCCGGCGGCGGCAAGAGCAGCAAGAATTACCTCGCTCACTACTCGGTGCCGTTTGGCTACTGGATGGCGGGCGTCACCGCCAGCGACTACGACTACCGGCAGACCCTCGCCGGCCTTAACGGTGACATCAGCTATCGCGGCAAGAGCAAGTCGCTCAATTTCCAGCTCAGCCGCGTGCTGCACCGCAGCGGCAGCCAGAAAACCTCGTTTAGCTACGAGGTGCTGACCCGCGAAACCCGCAACTACCTGGAAGACACCGAAATCGAAGTGCAGCGCCGCCGCACCGCCGCATGGCGGCTTGGGCTGCAGCACCGCCACTACATTGGCGAGTCGACGCTCGACCTGGCGGCCAGCTATCAGCGCGGCACCCGCTGGTTCGGCGCGATGCCGGCCCCGGAAGAGAGCTTTGGTGAGGCCACCGCGCTGGCGAAAATCGTCCAGCTCTCCGCGCAGTACAATCTGCCGTTCCACCTCGGCGACCAGACCTTCCGCTACAACGTGCAGTATCAGCGCCAGATGACCCACGACGCGCTGACCCCGCAGGATCAGCTGGCGCTGGGCAACCGCTGGACGGTACGTGGCTTCGACGGCTACCGCACGCTGAACGGCGATGAGGGCTGGTTCGTGCGTAACGACATCGCCTGGCGCACGCCGCTGCCGAACCAGGAGCTGTACCTGGGTGCCGACTACGGCGAAGTGAAAAACAGCCGCGAGCTGCTGCCGGGCCAGCACCTGGCGGGCGGGGTGATTGGCCTGCGCGGCAACGCCTTCAACACCGGCTATGACCTGTTCGCCGGGGTGCCGTTCTCCAAATCCGACGACTTCGACACCAGCCCGGTCAGCCTCGGCTTTAACCTGAGCTGGGAGTACTGA